In one window of Syngnathus scovelli strain Florida chromosome 22, RoL_Ssco_1.2, whole genome shotgun sequence DNA:
- the LOC125992556 gene encoding serine/threonine-protein kinase 38-like, protein MAMTGGTAAALSMSNHTRERVTVAKLTLENFYSTLLTQHEERETRQKKLEKAMDDEGLPDEEKVMRRSQHARKETEFLRLKRTRLGLDDFESLKVIGRGAFGEVRLVQKKDTGHIYAMKILRKADMLEKEQVAHIRAERDILVEADGAWVVKMFYSFQDKRNLYLIMEFLPGGDMMTLLMKKDTLSEEATQFYIAETVLAIDSIHQLGFIHRDIKPDNLLLDSRGHVKLSDFGLCTGLKKAHRTEFYRNLTHNPPSDFSFQNMNSKRKAETWKKNRRQLAYSTVGTPDYIAPEVFMQTGYNKLCDWWSLGVIMYEMLIGYPPFCSETPQETYRKVMNWKETLVFPPEVPISERAKDMILRYCTDAENRVGAGSVEEIKSHQFFEPVDWEHIRERPAAISIEIKSIDDTSNFDEFPESDILQPANTTEPDFKSKDWVFLNYTYKRFEGLTQRGTIPTYIKPGKA, encoded by the exons ATGGCCATGACTGGAGGGACGGCAGCCGCCCTCTCCATGAGCAACCACACCCGTGAGCGGGTGACTGTTGCCAAACTGACGTTGGAGAACTTCTACAGCACGCTGCTCACCCAGCACGAGGAGCGTGAGACGAG gcagaagaaGCTGGAGAAGGCCATGGATGACGAGGGCTTGCCAGATGAGGAG AAAGTGATGCGGCGTTCGCAGCATGCTCGCAAGGAGACGGAATTTCTGAGGCTGAAGAGGACGCGGCTGGGTTTGGATGACTTTGAGTCGCTTAAGGTCATCGGGCGTGGTGCTTTTGGAGAG GTACGTTTGGTGCAGAAAAAGGACACCGGGCACATTTACGCCATGAAGATTTTACGAAAAGCAGACATGCTGGAGAAAGAGCAGGTGGCTCACATCCGGGCCGAGAGGGACATTCTCGTGGAGGCAGATGGTGCATGGGTGGTGAAGATGTTCTACAGCTTCCAAGACAAGAGGAACCTCTACCTCATCATGGAATTTCTTCCCGGAG GCGACATGATGACACTACTGATGAAGAAGGACACCCTGTCTGAAGAGGCCACCCAATTCTACATCGCCGAGACGGTCCTGGCCATCGACTCCATCCACCAACTGGGCTTCATCCACCGAGATATCAAACCGGACAATCTGCTGCTCGACTCACGG ggacatgtgaagttatctgatTTTGGCTTGTGTACCGGACTGAAGAAAGCCCACCGGACAGAATTTTACAGAAACCTCACACACAACCCACCCAGTGACTTTT CCTTCCAAAACATGAACTCCAAGCGGAAAGCAGAAACCTGGAAGAAGAACCGGAGACAGCTG GCTTATTCCACAGTGGGCACGCCGGACTACATCGCCCCCGAAGTCTTCATGCAGACGGGCTATAACAAGCTGTGTGACTGGTGGTCCCTGGGGGTCATCATGTATGAGATGCTAATAG GCTATCCGCCATTTTGCTCGGAGACGCCGCAGGAGACCTACAGGAAAGTGATGAACTGGAAGGAGACTCTTGTGTTTCCACCTGAAGTCCCCATTTCGGAAAGAGCTAAGGACATGATACTGAG GTATTGCACCGATGCTGAAAACAGAGTTGGGGCAGGCAGCGTGGAGGAGATCAAAAGCCATCAGTTCTTTGAGCCTGTGGACTGGGAGCACATCAG AGAGCGTCCCGCAGCCATTTCCATCGAAATAAAAAGCATCGACGACACGTCCAATTTTGACGAGTTCCCGGAATCGGATATCCTCCAGCCAG
- the med21 gene encoding mediator of RNA polymerase II transcription subunit 21 yields MADRLTQLQDAVNSLADQFCNAIGVLQQCAPPASFSNIQTSINNDQPANQTEEYAQLFAALIARTAKDVDVLIDSLPSEESTAALQAASLRQLEEENHEAAARLKEVVTRGDMLLEKIQSALADIAQSQLRTRNGAPSQTSPAES; encoded by the exons ATGGCGGATAGGCTAACGCAGCTACAAGATGCTGTCAATTCG CTTGCAGATCAGTTTTGTAACGCCATCGGTGTCCTGCAACAGTGTGCTCCGCCTGCCTCGTTCAGTAACATTCAGACGTCGATAAACAACGATCAGCCTGCAAACCAAACTGAAG AATACGCTCAGCTGTTTGCAGCCCTCATTGCCAGGACAGCTAAAGATGTGGACGTGCTAATTGATTCTTTGCCGAGCGAGGAGTCCACGGCAGCTCTGCAG GCGGCCAGTCTGCGGCAACTGGAGGAGGAGAACCACGAGGCGGCGGCCCGTCTGAAAGAGGTGGTCACCCGGGGTGACATGCTGCTGGAGAAGATTCAGAGTGCCCTGGCGGACATTGCACAATCTCAGCTGCGCACCCGCAATGGCGCCCCCAGCCAGACTTCGCCTGCTGAATCCTGA
- the fgfr1op2 gene encoding FGFR1 oncogene partner 2 homolog, whose amino-acid sequence MSCTLSSPDMNCTLEKVLADAKSLVERLRNHDNAAELLIEQTTFLNKRVDAMQQYQVEIDTLNQVARHRPRSSLILGIQQENRQIRALQMENKELRTSLEEHQSALGLIMNKYKEQRSRLLMARNRDDPTIVTQLKEQHTTELQAHADKINEMASVMRKAIEVDEGLLCQDEERIKRLELENKGLRELLGISREAFLILKREDPSEAMSLSPPPLTNTEATLQKS is encoded by the exons ATGTCTTGCACTTTGAGCTCTCCAG ACATGAATTGTACTTTGGAAAAAGTCCTGGCCGATGCCAAATCGTTGGTCGAACGGCTCCGTAACCATGACAACGCTGCAGAGCTGTTAATTGAACAGACAACATTTTTAAATAAGCGTGTGGATGCCATGCAGCAG TATCAAGTAGAGATCGACACACTCAACCAGGTTGCACGTCATCGGCCTCGATCCAGTCTGATCCTGGGCATCCAACAGGAAAATCGTCAAATTAGAGCTCTCCAGATGGAAAACAAAG AGCTACGGACATCATTGGAGGAACATCAGTCGGCGCTGGGGCTCATCATGAACAAATACAAAGAGCAGAGGTCCAGGCTGCTCATGGCCAGGAACCGAGATGACCCCACCATTGTGACACAACTGAAGGAACAGCACACAACA GAGCTGCAAGCGCACGCTGACAAAATCAACGAGATGGCCTCTGTGATGAGGAAAGCCATCGAGGTGGATGAGGGGCTGCTATGTCAAGATGAAGAAAGGATTAAACGGCTCGAG CTGGAGAACAAAGGACTGAGAGAACTGCTCGGAATCAGTCGCGAAGCCTTCCTGATCCTGAAGAGAGAAGACCCATCAGAAGCCATGTCACTCTCACCGCCGCCACTGACCAACACTGAAGCCACCTTACAAAAAAGCTAA